A genome region from Amblyraja radiata isolate CabotCenter1 chromosome 2, sAmbRad1.1.pri, whole genome shotgun sequence includes the following:
- the srd5a1 gene encoding 3-oxo-5-alpha-steroid 4-dehydrogenase 1 — MFSQPMFPFLLDVNNEGELHIETMSWLIILMGGCAFLAMQFIDMPYGRYTSSKFGFLVNVKAAWFIQEIPSLAIPLYLLFINAGNKPVQLPNQLLLGMFICHYTHRSLLFPFLIRGGKPSPFIAFSLAFTFCAYNGYLQARYLIKYAVYTSNWITDPRFLTGSALWFLGLLVNLHSDHILRNLRKPGETGYKIPRGGMFQYVSGANFLGEIVEWMGFSVACWSLPSAAFAIFTFLILASRAAQHHRWYLEKFEDYPKTRMVLIPFLY; from the exons ATGTTCTCGCAACCTATGTTTCCGTTTCTTCTGGATGTGAACAATGAAGGCGAGTTGCACATAGAAACGatgtcatggcttatcatccttaTGGGTggttgtgctttcttggccatgcaGTTTATTGATATGCCTTATGGGAGATATACATCCAGTAAATTCGGATTTTTGGTCAATGTGAAGGCTGCATGGTTTATCCAAGAGATCCCATCCTTGGCAATCCCACTGTATTTGTTGTTTATCAATGCTGGCAACAAACCAGTGCAACTTCCCAACCAGCTCTTGCTCGGCATGTTCATCTGCCACTACACCCACAG GTCACTGTTGTTCCCGTTTTTAATCAGAGGTGGAAAACCATCACCCTTCATCGCTTTTTCATTGGCTTTCACATTTTGCGCATATAATGGATATCTGCAGGCCAGGTACCTAATCAAGTATGCTGTTTACACCTCAAACTGGATAACTGATCCACGCTTCCTCACAG GCTCAGCACTCTGGTTTCTCGGATTATTAGTGAACCTGCATTCCGACCATATCCTCAGAAACTTACGAAAACCTGGTGAAACGGGATACAAAATTCCACGAG GTGGAATGTTTCAATATGTGTCCGGTGCCAACTTCCTTGGAGAAATAGTAGAATGGATGGGCTTTTCCGTAGCATGCTGGTCACTGCCCAGTGCAGCATTTGCCATATTTACATTTTTAATTCTCGCTTCTCGGGCTGCCCAACATCATAG ATGGTATCTGGAAAAATTTGAAGATTATCCAAAGACAAGGATGGTCTTAATACCATTCCTGTATTGA